The Synechococcus sp. CC9605 sequence CCACCACGCACATCCTCTGCGATGTACGCCGCTGCAAACAAGGCGAAGGCAACAACCGCCCGCAGAACCCGATTGATTTCAAGCCCTGGCGGCAGGAACAACGGAATCAGCAGTTGTCCAAAGAACAAAACCGCAATCAACGGCACAGCCCGCATCAACTCGATGTAAGCGGCGCTGCTCCAACGCAACACCGGCAGATCACTGCGCCGACCGAGAGCAAGAAGAATCCCCAACGGAAGTGCCAAAGCACCACTGCCTCCTGTGAGCAGCAGCGTGAGCGTGAGACCGCCCCAACTGCGCGTCCCCACCGGCAACAATCCCAAACCTCCGGCCAGAAGCCACAGTCCCAGCGGTGCCATCACGATCCAGAGCAATGGCAACCAGCGGCGAACCCAACCACGCTTCGGACCGACGAGGGTCAGCAGCGTGAGGGTGATCAATGCAGCCATCCACAGCAGCGGACGCCAGCGTTGATCCGCTGGAAAACTGCCCACCGCATACAGCGGCAGATTTGTGGTCACCACAGACCAGTCGGCCGCAACCAGCAGCCAATGCAGCATGGACCAGCCAGCCCAGCCCATTAGAGCCAGCAGCAGCAGGGTGATTCCACGGTCCAACCAACGGTTCATTAGCGGCTCCTGTTCAGACGACCCAGCACGGCACTGTTGAGGACAGCCATGCCACCGCTGATCAACAAATTCAGCAGCAGAAAGCTGAGCAGTAGCAGCAGGAAGCCTTCAATCGCATGGCCGGTTTGGGTGATGGTGGTGTCACTGACGGCGTAGAGATCGGCGTAGCCCACGGCAATCGCCAGGGTGCTGTTCTTGGCGAGATTGAGGTATTGACTCGTCAACGCAGGAAGAATCGCCGGCAGCGCCTGCGGCAAAACAATCCGACGCACACCAAGCCCTTCCCCAAGCCCAAGGCTACGGAAGGCCTCCCACTGGCCCCGTGGCACCGCATTGATCCCACCACGCACGATCTCTGCAATCGACGCACCTGTGAACACCGTGAGCCCGACAAGAACCGCACAAAATTCAACGCTGAGATTCAGACCCAACAGCTGAATGCCCTGATTCGAAAGCCGGATCAATCCACCGACAGGAACAGATGGAAGGCCAAGGAAGGCGACGAAATACCAGAACAGCAGCTGCAGGAGCAGAGGAACCTGACGAATCAAGGCCACATAGCCCCCGCCCAGGCTGCGCAGATGTCGGTTGCTGCTGCTGCGGGCTGCACCAGCAGCAACACCCAGGACGGTCGCCAACACCAGCCCTGCCGCGATCACCTTGAGGCTGTTCAGCCATCCGATGGTCAGAGCCCAGAGGTAGCTATCGGATGGGGCATA is a genomic window containing:
- a CDS encoding amino acid ABC transporter permease, with amino-acid sequence MNRWLDRGITLLLLALMGWAGWSMLHWLLVAADWSVVTTNLPLYAVGSFPADQRWRPLLWMAALITLTLLTLVGPKRGWVRRWLPLLWIVMAPLGLWLLAGGLGLLPVGTRSWGGLTLTLLLTGGSGALALPLGILLALGRRSDLPVLRWSSAAYIELMRAVPLIAVLFFGQLLIPLFLPPGLEINRVLRAVVAFALFAAAYIAEDVRGGLQAIPPTQREAAAVLGLSPRQSLQLVVLPQALRVALPSLTNQAVGLLQNTSLMAILGLVELLGISRSLLANPAFIGRYLEVYLWLAAVYWLACTAMALLARHLEVQLDPARSAL
- a CDS encoding ABC transporter permease subunit (The N-terminal region of this protein, as described by TIGR01726, is a three transmembrane segment that identifies a subfamily of ABC transporter permease subunits, which specificities that include histidine, arginine, glutamine, glutamate, L-cystine (sic), the opines (in Agrobacterium) octopine and nopaline, etc.), whose protein sequence is MRQRRLLVQVGVAAVLIGLLALLINNLAVNLIRTGLGLGFGWLGRPAGFALAETALPYAPSDSYLWALTIGWLNSLKVIAAGLVLATVLGVAAGAARSSSNRHLRSLGGGYVALIRQVPLLLQLLFWYFVAFLGLPSVPVGGLIRLSNQGIQLLGLNLSVEFCAVLVGLTVFTGASIAEIVRGGINAVPRGQWEAFRSLGLGEGLGVRRIVLPQALPAILPALTSQYLNLAKNSTLAIAVGYADLYAVSDTTITQTGHAIEGFLLLLLSFLLLNLLISGGMAVLNSAVLGRLNRSR